Below is a window of Vibrio sp. SS-MA-C1-2 DNA.
AACTATTTTAGTTGATAACTTTACCAGCGCATTTGCTAGTGTTGCTTTTGTTTCATTCTTAACTTATTTAACGGGGCGAGCTTTCTCAGCCACTCAATATGCTCTGCTTGCTTCATTAGGCAACTTTGGTCGTACAACACTAGGCTCACTGAGTGGTGTCTTTGTCGAGTGGCTAAATAGTTGGTCATTGTTCTTTATTATTACCGCATTAATGGTTATTCCTAGTTTAGTGCTATTAATTTCAATGAAAGACCACTTCAATCAATTAAGCCAAGATAAAAAAGAGCAATAAGCAAAAAAAGAGCAATAAGCAGAAAAGACAAATGAGAGTGATGAATAAATAAATCATAAATACCGGCCTAAAAAGTGTGATCACAATCACACTAAATTCATAGTGATTGATAAATTAAAAAAAGGTTCATTTTTTTTATCTACAGTGAAAGTAGCAATGGAAAATAGCAGCTATCCGATTGTTGCTATTCACCTAACTTTGACTCAATAGGTAACAATATGCGCAAAACTCTTTTAGCTTTAAGCTCTCTGGCTGCTTTATCTACATTTAGTGTTCAAGCTGCAGACTACTCAGACGATATCCATAAAAACGATTATAAATGGGGTCAATTTAACCTCATGTATGCATTAGATGAAAAACCGCAAGATAAAACTTCACCTAATTCAGATAATGGGCATAACTACCTTGAGTTAGAGTTTGGTGGCCGCTCTGGCATTGTTGATCTGTATGGTTACCTTGATATCTTCAACATCACTGAAAACAGTCATTCTGATAAAGATGGCCAGAATAAAATGTATTTAAAGTTGAACCCTCGTTTTTCACTTGATGCAATGACAGGCAAAGATCTCTCTTTTGGCCCAGTTCAAGAGCTTTATATTGCTACCCTTTTTGAAATTGGTGGTGGTGGCGCTTCTTATGATGGCTATAAAGAGAAAAGTGATGGTTCATATGAAGAGGTAACCTACGGTGGCACTGACACTAACGGTTATAAAGTCGGTTTAGGTTCCGATATCATGGTACCTTGGTTAGGAAAGATGGGCTTAAATCTGTATGCGGTTTATGATATGAATGCTAAGGCATGGAATGGTGCTCAAATTTCAACTAACTGGTTTAAGCCTTTTTATACTTTCAACAACGATAGTTTCCTATCCTTCCAAGGTTATGTCGATTGGCAATTCTCTGATGACTCTTTTAAAGGTACGAAACAAGCAGACAATGGCGGTGGTGCCTTCTTTGGACTTTATTGGCATTCAGAGCACTATGCTGCTGGTTATGGCTTAAAAGGGTATAAAGATGTTTACTTAATCCCTGATACCACGGATTTCGCAAGTAGTGGTTGGTCTCATTACTTCAGTGTGACTTATAAGTTCTAAGCTAAATAGAACTTATTAAAATTATTTCGATAAAGAGCTGACCTTGATGTTGGCTCTTTTTTATTAAGTATCGCCTCAAAAACCTCTTTTCTTACTTAGCTCTTTTTAACAATTTTTAACCATTATTTAAGTGTCAATGCTCTCCCCTGTTAACTAATATTGCCGATAATGATTTCCATAGTATAATCGTTGAGATAATGACAATCATAAGATAGGGTTCAATTATGTCGAATAATCATTCTGGTGCAGCACAAGATCTTTTAATGGAAATTGAGAGTAAGGATATTCTGGTTCTATTGGCGCCCGGTATTGAAGAGATGGAAGCGGTCATTACTATCGACACTTTAGTTCGAGCGGGGTTTAATGTCACGACCGCAAGTACTGCATTTGATGGTCGTTTAGATATCCTCTGTTCACGAGGTGTAACCTTGGTAGCTGATACCACCATTGCCAAAGTTGCAGATGATGAGTTTGAGTGTATTGTCTTACCGGGTGGAGCTGAAGGCGCAAAGTGCTTCCGTGATAGCCCATTGGTGATTGAGATAATAAAACAACAGATCTGCGACCAGCGTTGGGTTGCGGCTATCTGTGCGTCCCCTGCTTTAGTATTGGCTCATCATAATATCTACCCTCAAGCCTTTATGACCTGTCATCCTGACTTTGCCAGTCATATTCCTGAGTACTACTTAAAAACTAAGCGTGTCATGGTCGATACGATTCATAATTTGATCACTAGCCAAGGGCCGGGGACGGCACAAGAGTTTGCGCTAGAGATTGTTAGTCAATTGACCAGTAAACAACATGCAACAGATACTGCCGCGCCAATGGTTTTACTGCCAAGTATTGTTTTTTCAGCTCAAAGTATCGAAAACCAAAAGAAAATTTGGAAGCAGAGCAACAAAATGAATAGCTAATCATTTTTCACTTTATTCAAAATTACTGAACAAATTTCCAAATAAAAAGACCGGTTTAAATTCACTAAACCGGCCTTACTATTCAATGATTTAAAATCATTTCTGCCCCACCAAGAAATTGATAAATTAAGGACGGTAAACCTTAATATTATTGAAGCCTTGGTCTTTCAAATACAGTGCCTGGAGACGACTCATCACACCACGATCACAATACAATAAGTAGTTTTTAGACTGATCTAAGTCACCAAATTTGGTTGCTAACTTGAAGAATGGAAGATGAATCACTTCAATATCATCCAGCTCTAAAGGACTCTGCTCTTCTTCTTCTGCACTACGAATATCAAGCACAACACTGTTGCTATCAATCTCTTCAACAAGCTCAACATCAGGCGCTTGTTCTTGACTCTCTTTTGCAATGTCACGAATATCCATAATACGTGCATTCTCCACTACGCTAGTTAAGATTGAGAAATCAAAGTTCTCTTCTTCGCGTTCAAGCTTGGCTCTCTCTGCTTTAATGGTTGGCTTTTTAGAGATCACACCGCAGAACTCAGGCATGACTTTAGCAAACTCTTCAGTACCAATAACACGAGAAAGATCAACGATATCTTGTTTATCCCATGTCACAAGAGGGCGCAGAATCAATGCATCTGTCGCTTGATCGATCATTTTTAAGTTGGTTAAGGTTTGGCTAGATACTTGACCTAATGCTTCACCCGTCACTAATGCTTGAATACCAAAACGATCGGCTACATCACTGGCCGCTCGGACAAACATACGTTTAAGAATAACACCCATTTGAGCATCATCCACTTTTTCTAAAATTTCTGCGACAACCGGTTCAAAATCAATGCTGATGAATTTTACTTTTGCTGAAGAACCGTATTTATGCCATAAGAAACTTGCCACCTCTTTAACGCCAGTTTCATGCACTGCACCACCAAGGTTAAAGAAACAGTAATGAACTTTACTGCCACGTTTAATATGAAGATAGCTAGAAACCCCTGAATCATAACCCCCAGAGATTAAGCTCAATACATCTTCTTGCGTCCCCATAGGGAAACCACCTAACCCTGCAAAACGGTTAAGTACAAGGTTGAGTTTTTCATTATCGATATCAAGATTGACGGTAATATCTGGACGTTTTAATTGAACACGTGCCGATTCAACAGATTGGTTAAGACCACCACCAATATAACGCTCAGCATCAATTGAAGTAAAATCATGCTTACCGCGACGCTTCACACGAACACAAAAGCTCTTTCCTTCGATCTGACTTTTCACTACCGCTTCTGTTTGTAGGTAAATATCATGGAGATCAATAAAGTCACTTTGCGTCACTTCTAATACATGATTCACACCCGGAGTATTGGTAAGAACTTCAAGGACAACATCTCGCTTTTCATCATCGTTACATTGGATCTCAATATGATCCCAGCGATTAAAAACAGCCACCTTCTCTATTCTTCGTTTCAATATGTTACGTAAATTACTATCCAGGATCTTAGTAAAACGTTTACGCACAGATTGACTCTTTACGATCACTTCTGGATGAATTTTAACAATAAATTTCATAACAGCCTTCACAATATAAATAACAAAAAATAGAGACTATTGAGCACTGCAGCTAATCAATAGTCATTAGAGATCTCAATTATAGCTCATCGTCCAACCAGAGGGGAAAGTATCACCATTTGCTTTATCAAAAGTCAAACATCACTATAAAGTAGGGCGCGGATTATACATCATGGCAACTAGATGCTGAAATGTTATAATAAAAAAAGTTATCAATAAGGCAACTTCCATCAATATTTCCTTGTTCATCATGCTAAAATTAGATGATTCCATTAGAAATATAATTTATCACACAAAAAAGATAACTATATTTGACCACCAGACTATGGTGCGTTAACTTTCTCTTAAGCATTCCAATAGAAAAATGTAACTATGGCCAATAAAAAAGTTGAAAATATGTCGTTTGAAGCCTCAACGACAGAGTTAGATTCGATAGTTAGTGAACTAGAACTTGGTGAGCTAGCATTAGAAGACGCACTGAAAAAGTTTGAACGTGGCATTACTCTTGCTCGCCATAGTCAACAAAAATTATCTCAAGCAGAACAACGTGTTGAAATATTACTTCAGCAAGATGAAAATGCAGCTTTAACACCATTTGATACGAATGATGAGTAATCAATCATTCGCTGTGTTAATGCAGCACTGCCAAGATAGAAGCAATCAATCCTTAGCAAACTGGTTAACTCAACCAAGTTGTGAGGACTCTCGTTTATTAGAAGCGATGCGTCATGGTGCTTTATTAGGCGGTAAACGAATTAGACCTTTTTTGGTCTATACTATCGGACAGATGCTTAGTGTATCAGAAGACGATCTCGATACCCCAGCAGCCGCCATAGAGTTTATTCATGCTTACTCATTAATTCATGATGACCTCCCAGCAATGGATGATGATGAACTACGCCGCGGACAACCAACTTGTCATATCGTTTTTGATGAAGCTATTGCTATTTTAGCTGGCGATGCACTACAAACACTCGCTTTTGAAGTACTTGCAAGTGGTCAATTATCAAAAGAAGCTGAAAGTCAACGTATTGCGATGATTCAAGCTCTAGCTCGAGCATCGGGTGCGGCGGGAATGTGTGTTGGACAAGCTTATGATCTTGAAGCTGAAAATCAACAAGTATCACTTCAGCATCTACAAAAGATCCACCAGCATAAAACCGGAGCCCTAATAAGTTGTGCAATAACATTAGGCGCATTAGCTGCAGGTCAGCGTGGTGTGGCTATTTTAGAGCCATTAAATCAATTTTCTTCAGCTATTGGTTTAGCATTTCAAGTTCAAGACGATATACTTGATATAACCAGTGACACCAGTACATTAGGAAAACCTAGCGGTTCAGATCTTGAACTTCATAAAAGTACTTACCCTTCACTCCTCGGTTTAGAAGGGGCAAAAGAGAAAGCTCAACTGCTGTTGCAAGACGCGTTGGAAGCGCTTAAAGCCATTCCTTATGATACAACACAATTAGAAGCATTCGCCCGATATATCATCGAGCGCAATAATTAATTCAAACAAAAGTGCTGTTATTTTATGAGTTTAGATATATCAAAATACCCAACTTTAGCTCTTGCCAGCATTCCTGAAGAGCTCCGTTCATTACCTAAAGAGAGCCTGCCAACTCTTTGTGATGAGCTTCGTCGTTACCTTTTAAACTCGGTGAGTCAGTCGAGTGGTCACCTTGCCTCAGGCTTGGGGACGATTGAACTTACTGTTGCTCTTCATTACGTTTATAACACCCCTTTTGATCAGCTAATTTGGGATGTCGGGCACCAAGCTTATCCTCATAAGATCCTAACCGGTCGTCGTGAGCAGTTACCGACGATTCGTCAAAAAGGCGGACTGCATCCATTTCCTTGGCGTGAAGAGAGTGAATATGATGTGCTTTCAGTTGGGCACTCATCGACATCCATCAGTGCAGGCTTAGGTTTAGCTATTGCCGCGGAAAAAGAACAGAAAAATCGTAAAGTGGTCAGTGTGATTGGTGATGGTGCGATCACTGCAGGTATGGCTTTTGAAGCGATGAATCACGCAGGTGCGGTTCATTCCGATATGCTCGTTGTTCTAAATGATAACGAAATGTCGATTTCAGAAAACGTCGGTGCTCTGAATAATCATTTAGCAAAAATCCTATCGGGTAGCTTGTACACCTCTATTCGAGAAGGTGGAAAAAAAGTATTAGCCGGTGCACCGCCGATTAAAGAATTAGTGAGACGAGCAGAAGAGCACATCAAAGGGATGGTTGTCCCTGGGACTTTATTTGAAGAGCTAGGTTTTAACTATATTGGCCCTATAGATGGTCACGATGTTAACGAGCTAGTGAAAACCCTTAAGAATATGCGTAATCTGAAAGGCCCTCAATTCCTTCATATTATGACGAAAAAAGGTAAAGGCTACGCTCCCGCTGAGAATGATCCCATCGGTTATCACGGTGTACCTAAATTTGATCCAGCTGAAAATTCACTACCAAAAAGTAGCGGTGGCAAGCCATCATACTCTAAAATATTTGGCAATTGGCTCTGTGATATGGCCGCTATCGATCCTAAATTAGTGGCGATTACTCCTGCAATGCGTGAAGGTTCAGGCATGGTGGAGTTCTCTAAAAAATTCCCAGAGCAATATATCGACGTTGCAATTGCAGAACAACATGCCGTGACGTTGGCAACAGGTTTAGCAATTGGTGGCAATCATCCGATTGTTGCAATCTACTCAACCTTCTTACAACGCGGTTATGACCAACTGATCCATGATATTGCGATTATGGATCTGCCGGTGATGTTTGCTATCGATCGTGCAGGTTTAGTCGGTGCTGATGGTCAAACACACCAAGGTGCTTTTGATCTTAGCTTTATGCGCTGTATTCCTAACATGGTGATTATGGCACCTAGTGATGAGAATGAGTGTCGTCAGATGCTTTATACGGGCCACCAGCATCAAGGACCAAGTGCCGTCCGTTATCCGCGTGGTACAGGTTCTGGTGCTGAAGTTATTGAAGAGATGACTGCCATTGAAATTGGTAAAGGTGTGATTCGTCGTCAATATCAACAACAAAATGAAAAAGCTGACAATAAAGAGAAAGTCGCTATTCTAAACTTTGGTACTTTCCTCTCAGAAGCACTCATCGCTGCAGAATCGCTCAATGCAACAGTCGTTGATATGCGTTTTGTAAAACCTATTGATGAAGATCTGACTAAAAAAATCGCAGCTGAGCATGATATTATCGTGACCCTTGAAGAGAATACTATCAAAGGTGGTGCAGGTTCAGCCGTTAATGAGTTCCTCATGGCCGAGAAGATCGCCAAACCGGTCCTTAACTTAGGGCTTCCAGATCGATTCATCTCTCAAGGAACACAACAAGAACTGTGGCATGACCTTAAACTTGATGCTGAAGGAATTGAAGAACAGATCCGAGCTTATATCGAGAAATAGAATCTAGATTAAATCTCGTTTTAACCCTTTCTTACTTGAAGAGTCGAATCGCCATCAAAAAAGCCGCTAAATTAGCGGCTTTTTATTGCGTGATTAGCAAGGTATTAAATATTACCAACCCATCCAAGTGCCAAATGCCCATAGACAAGGTAAAGCAATAAAACCCGCCACAATATCATCAATCATGATACCAAAACCGCCATGGACATTTTTATCAAAGTAGCTAATTGGCCAAGGTTTTAGCATGTCAAAGAAACGGAATAATACAAAGCCCGCAAGTAACCATTGCCAATCAAAAGGAGAAATCCCCATCATAGGCACAATACTTAACGTTATCCATAAACCAACAAATTCATCCCAAACAATTGAACCGTGATCATGGACGCCCATATCATCTGAAGTTTTTTGACAAAGTTTACAACCAATAATTGAAGCAACAATAATCACTAACCAATAAAGTGGCCAAGATAGTTGAGCAATAAGAAGATAAAGAGGGATCCCAGCCAGTGTCCCCATCGTGCCCGGTATAATGGGTGATAATCCACTACCGAATCCTGTCGCGAGAAAATGCGTCATATTAGATAGCTGGATCTTATCTCTTGGATCTGACATATGTAATTTATCCTATGATTTAAAATGGTCATAACCAGAAAGCGACGACCAATCCACTTTCTGTTCATTATTTAATAATTGTAATCCAATACCTGGTTTTATCTGTCCAACACAGGTCGCATTAATCCCATTTCTCTGCATCTCAACAGTCAACTGCTCTCTTTTATGGTTAGGGACAGTAAAGCATAGCTCATATTCTTCACCACTGGTAAGGGCAATTTTTTGAGCCTGACTTAGATCATCATGAGATGCAATTAATTCCGGAGAGAGAGGTAAATTATCGACATTTATGATCGCAGCAACATTAGATTGTTTGAGAATATGTCCCAAATCAGAAATTAAACCATCTGAAATATCAATGGCAGAGCTAGCAAATTCGCGCAATGTAATCCCGGTCACAATACGAGGATCGGCCAAATAGTGACGCTCCACTAACTGCTTTTCTATTGAGTTTAGCTTATCTGGCGGCGTTAAAATAAGCGCTAAACCTGCCGCACTATCACCCAACTCCCCTGTTACATAGATCCAATCACCAATTTTAGCACCACTACGACGTAACGATTTACCTCGAGGAACAAAACCTTGAACGGTGATCGTAATACTCAGAGGGCCTTTTGTTGTATCCCCGCCAATTAACTGTAAGTTAAAATATTCAGCTAATGAAAAGAAGCCTTCACAAAATCCAGTCAGCCAAGTTTCATCGGCTTCAGGCATTGTTAGCGCCAATGAAACCCATGCGGGGTCAGCCCCCATTGCCGCAAGATCACTAAGATTAGCAGCCAATGCTTTATGAGCCACTAATTTAGGATCGGCATCAGCAAGAAAGTGTGTTCCAGCCGCTAACGTATCGGTACTGATCGCAATCTGGCACCCTTCTGGCACTTCTAATAGCGCACAATCATCACCAATACCGACAATCACATCGTTACGATTGACATTCTGCTGCTCAAAGTAGCGAGCAATAAGATCAAACTCATTACAACTCATAACCGGTTATATTCTCTTTACAAATATCATTGATAAGTCGCTTATTCTCTTCTTAACTATTGGAGAATTAAGCCAAAAAACAGGCATAAAAAAGGCCAGCAAATAAGCTGACCTTTTCTTAAAACTTCACAATTACTTCGCTCTTGCTTTACGAAGTGATGGTGCCGCTTTATCAAGAACACCATTAACGAACTTGTGGCTATCTTCAGCACCGAATGCTTTAGCTAGTTCAATTGCTTCGTTAATAACAACTTTAAAAGGCACATCTTCACGTTTAGTCATTTCATACATAGCTAAACGTAGTAGAGCTAATTCCATCTGATCAAGATCCTGTAAAGGACGAGACAGGTATGGACGCATCTTGCTATCTAACTCTTGGTAGCTCATCACTACACCCGTTAACAAGTTACGGAAATACTCAACATCAGTATCTGGTTGACTTAATTTTGGCGCTTCTGAGCGATGCTCTTCTTCTTCAAAATCGTGTCCGCCAGAAAGAAATTGTTGTTCGATACTAGCAACATTATCTTGGGTGATCTGCCAAGAATAGATTGCTTGTAGCGCAAAGTGACGTGCATTACGACGTGCGGCTGGTTTCACACTAACCCCCATTAGGATTCAATTTGGGATAAAACATTAACCATTTCAAGCGTGCTTAGAGCTGCCTCAGCTCCCTTATTACCAGCCTTGGTACCCGCGCGCTCGATAGCTTGTTCTATAGTATCAGTCGTTAACACACCGAATGAAATAGGAACATCAAATTCCAGGCTCACTTGTGCTAGACCTTTATTACACTCACCAGCAACAAATTCAAAATGAGGAGTACCGCCACGGATAACTGAACCTAATGCAACGATAGCATCAAATTTACCGCTACGTGCAACGCGTTGTGCAGTAATTGGCAGCTCAACTGCACCTGGGCAGCGAACAACAGTAATATTATCGCTCTTAACTTGGCCTAGACGCTCTAGAGTATCTACCGCGCCAGCAAGTAAACTGTCATTAATGAAGCTGTTAAAGCGAGAAATAACAATTGCAATTTTTGCGTTTGGAGCAGCGATACCGCCTTCGATAATTTTCATGGCTCTTCCTGTAAAATCATTCTGGTGAGAGAAACCGGCGGATTCTATCACACTTATTAATAGTTAGAATAGTCACTATGAGTTTTACTTCAATAAAACTGACTTAAAGATAGCGGTGACCATTCGACATCATTATAAAATAGGCTGAAATATTAACAACATAAATTCACCCTACTTCTATTATTACACTAAAATAAACTTTTATTGTGTTATGTATTCAACCACATCCAAACCAAAACCCGATAATGCATGGTAACGTTTGTCCGAAGATGAGAGTAGACGCATTTTTGCAACCCCTAAATCAGCAAGAATTTGAGAACCAGCACCAACTCGACGAGAGGTTCCTTGCCATTTAGTTCCAGCAGTCTTAGTGCCGCCATCTTCCAGTTCAAAGTTCTTCACTTTGTGGATAATGCTGTCCGTCGTATCATGATTACCGAGCACAACTAACACACCATTTTCTTTCGCGATCTTTTCCATCGCTTTTTCTAGTGGCCAGTTACGTGTTGTTGAACGGTCTGAGTGAAATAGATCAGCAAAGTCATCTTGCAGATGAACACGAACTAACGTTGGCTGATCAGCGTCAATTTTACCTTTAGTTAGGGCGTGATGGATCTTGTTATCAATAGTGTCACGATAGGTTACAACATCAAATTCGCCAAAGTCGGTTGGCATTTTAAAACTTGCAACACGCTCTATGGTCGTTTCGTTGTTATTACGGTATTCAATTAAGTCTGCAATCGTGCCTAGTTTAATATCATGCTGTTCAGCAAAGATCTCTAAATCAGGACGACGCGCCATGGTGCCATCTTCTTTTAAGATTTCGACAATCACACTTGCTGGTTCAAAGCCGGCTAAACGAGCAAGATCGCAACCGGCTTCAGTGTGGCCTGCGCGCGTTAAAACGCCACCATCTTGAGCCATTAATGGGAAAATATGTCCAGGTTGAACAAGATCAGAAGCAACGGCATTTTTAGCCACAGCCGCTTGAACTGTCACTGCACGATCGCCAGCTGAGATCCCCGTCGTTACGCCTTCGGCAGCTTCAATTGAAACCGTAAAGGCCGTACTGTACTGAGCGGTGTTATCGTCAACCATCGGGTTTAATCCCATATGTAAACAACGCGCTTTTGATAATGTTAAACAGATCAATCCTCGACCATGTGTCGCCATAAAGTTAATCACTTCAGGTGTCACTTTTTCAGCGGCAATAATAAGATCGCCTTCATTCTCGCGATCTTCATCATCCATCAAGATAACCATTTTACCTAGGCGGATATCATCAATAATTTCTTTTGCACTACTAATTGCCATGATCTGGAATCCTTAATTTTTCATTAATATAAATTTAAAGCCAACTTTAACTACTTTAAAAAACCTGATTTAGCTAATAACTCCATGGTTACTTCGCTTTTGGTTGATGATGATTCTGCGGCTTTATCACCAAGAATTAGGCGCTCTAAATAACGAGCAATCACATCAACTTCTAAATTAATTTTCGTTCCAACATTGAACTGCTCAATCGTTGTCTCTTGCGCAGTATGAGGGACAATCGTAATCTTAAATTTATCACCATCAACATCATTAACCGTTAAGCTAATTCCATCAATCGTTATTGAACCTTTCTCTGCAATATATTTAGCTAGGGAGGAAGGGACTTGTAGCCAGAACTCAATTGCACGCCCTAATGAATGACGACTAACAATCGTAGCAACAGCATCAACATGACCTGACACCATATGTCCACCCATGCGTGTTGTCGGCAACATCGCCTTCTCTAAGTTCACTCGTTGACCTGTTTTATAGGTTGCGAAGGCAGTACGGTTCATCGTCTCCAGAGAAAGGTCGGCAACATAGCCATTTCCGGTTAACTGAACCACGGTTAAACAAACACCGTTCGTGGCAATACTATCCCCTAACTTCACATCGTCTAAATCTAATGTACCGCTATTGACAGTAATCGCAATATCCTGCCCTTTGGGTGTAATTGCTGTGATATTACCAACAGCTTCAATGATACCTGTAAACATTTAAAGTCAACCTGCTTTTACTTGTTATACCTTTCTGACTTCGGTATAAAATACGTTATTATTTACTAAATTAATGTTCATTGCCTTGAGGCGTCGCAATAATTCGGATGTCATCACCAATTTGGCGTAGATCATCTATTTTTAGCTCAGGAACCTCTGTCATTGAGTGCATTGCCGCTAAATCTAACACACCACGCCCTGTTGAACCCATCAATTTAGGCGCAATATAGAGAATGACCTGATCGACTAATTGGGCATCAAATAATGCCCCACTCAATTCTGCACCCGCTTCAATCCAAAGGTTATTAATACCTAACTCGCCAAGCTGATCCATTAAACTGACAAGATCAACTCTGCCATCTTTTTCTGCGACCACTAATTGTGTCACATTTTTAAGGCTCGAATCACCCAACGACTCAATATCATCTCTCGCTTGAGTGCCAACTAAAATAGTCTTGCCTGCCAAACTTAATAATTGGTAATCACTGGTCACACGATTTTGGCTATCAATGATCACTCGAGTGGGTATTCTTAACTCTTCTTCAGAATAGTTTACTTTTACCGATTCCGGCAACTGTGACCAACGAACATTCAAACTAGGATTATCAGCAAGAACCGTTCCACTAGCTGAAAGAATCGCGGCTGATTTCGCTCTAAAACGTTGAACATCAGCGCGAGCAGCACTGCCAGTTATCCATTGACTCTCGCCATTTTCAAGGGCCGTCTGTCCATCGAGCGAAGCCGCCATTTTTAACTGTACAAAGGGACGATCGGTTTTCATCCTTTTAATAAAACCAACATTTAATGCTTCAGCTTGCGCTTGCATTAAACCAGACTCAACAGTAACTCCAGCCTCTTCGAGCATTGATAAGCCACGCCCAGCCACTTTAGGGTTTGGATCAACCATCGCTGCGACGACTCGACTCACGCCTGCTTTAATTAATGCGTTGGCACAAGGCGGTGTTCGACCATAATGAGAACATGGCTCAAGGGTAACATAAGCCGTCGCGCCTTTTGCTTGCTCTTTTGCCATCGCCAGTGCGTGAACTTCGGCATGAGGTTCACCCGATTTTAAATGCGCACCTTCACCAACAATCTGATTTCCATGAGCAATCACACACCCCACATTCGGGTTTGGCGCCGTAGTAAATTCGCCTCGTTTTGCTAATTGCAATGCACGCGCCATATGTTGATGATCTAACGGTGAAAACATAAAACTACCTATTAATTAAAGAGAACAAGTGAATAAAATCAATTAATAACAATACAATCAATCAATTATCACTCAATTGATTATAATCCAATTAATTTTCTAATCTTGCGATCTCTTCGCCAAATTCACGAAGATCTTCAAAACTTTTATATACTGATGCAAAACGGATATAAGCAATTTTATCCAGCTCTTTTAATGCATCCATCACTAAATTACCCACCATATCAGAAGGAACTTCACGCTCTCCTGTTGCTCTTAATTGAGACTTAATATGGTTAATCGTGCTCTCTATCACTTCAACACTTACCGGTCTTTTTTCTAAGGCGCGTTGTATTCCACCACGAAGTTTATCTTCATTAAAAGGTTCACGGT
It encodes the following:
- the nrdR gene encoding transcriptional regulator NrdR, with the translated sequence MHCPFCAANDTKVIDSRLVADGHQVRRRRQCLACSERFTTFESAELVMPRLIKTTGNREPFNEDKLRGGIQRALEKRPVSVEVIESTINHIKSQLRATGEREVPSDMVGNLVMDALKELDKIAYIRFASVYKSFEDLREFGEEIARLEN